From a region of the Aulosira sp. FACHB-615 genome:
- the nfi gene encoding deoxyribonuclease V (cleaves DNA at apurinic or apyrimidinic sites): MKIYQLHTWPQTLEEAITIQESLREQVITEDQLPETISYVAGVDMGFTEEGTISRAAVAVLSFPDLKVVETALAHRPTSFPYIPGFLSFREIPAVLDALAKIQTVPDIILCDGQGIAHPRRFGIASHLGVILDMPTIGVAKSLFIGKHQELPETRGSWQPLIHQGETIGAVLRTSFGVKPLYISSGHKISLTTAIDYVLRCTPKYRLPETTRVADKLASNR, from the coding sequence ATGAAGATTTATCAACTCCATACTTGGCCTCAAACCCTAGAGGAAGCTATCACCATTCAAGAAAGTTTGCGCGAACAAGTAATTACAGAAGATCAACTTCCCGAAACCATCAGTTATGTTGCTGGTGTCGATATGGGTTTTACAGAGGAGGGTACAATTAGCCGTGCTGCTGTAGCCGTGCTGAGTTTCCCTGATTTAAAAGTTGTAGAAACAGCCTTGGCGCATCGTCCGACTTCATTTCCTTACATTCCTGGGTTTCTTTCTTTTCGAGAAATTCCGGCTGTACTGGATGCTTTAGCAAAAATTCAAACAGTACCGGATATTATTCTCTGTGATGGACAAGGTATTGCCCATCCCCGCAGATTTGGTATAGCCAGCCACCTGGGGGTAATTTTAGATATGCCGACAATTGGTGTGGCTAAATCACTGTTCATTGGCAAGCATCAAGAATTGCCAGAAACCAGAGGTAGTTGGCAACCACTCATACATCAAGGTGAAACCATTGGTGCAGTGTTACGGACGAGCTTTGGGGTTAAACCTTTGTATATTTCTAGTGGTCACAAAATTAGCTTAACCACAGCAATTGATTATGTATTGCGCTGTACACCAAAGTACAGATTACCAGAAACAACCCGTGTCGCTGATAAGTTAGCGTCTAACAGATAA
- a CDS encoding DUF561 domain-containing protein, whose translation MTIHPVLQRAFTNRRVLKVISGLHNFDGDRVAAIIKAAEIGGATFVDIAADPAIVAMAKSLINLPVCVSAVEPEKFVQAVAAGADLIEIGNFDSFYAQGRRFEAEEVLALTQQTRALLPEITLSVTVPHILELDQQVQLAEELVKAGADIIQTEGGTSSQPAHSGTLGLIEKAAPTLAAAYEISRAVSVPVLCASGISNVTAPLAIAAGAAGVGVGSAINQLNSEVAMIAAVRGLVEALETANNRAVV comes from the coding sequence ATGACGATACATCCTGTATTACAACGTGCATTTACCAACCGTCGCGTTTTGAAAGTAATTAGCGGTTTGCATAACTTTGATGGCGATCGCGTGGCTGCTATTATTAAAGCTGCTGAAATTGGTGGTGCGACTTTTGTTGATATTGCTGCTGATCCAGCAATCGTGGCAATGGCCAAAAGCTTGATTAATTTACCAGTTTGTGTATCAGCAGTTGAACCAGAAAAATTTGTGCAAGCTGTGGCGGCTGGTGCAGACTTAATTGAAATTGGTAATTTTGATTCTTTCTACGCTCAAGGGCGCAGATTTGAAGCTGAGGAAGTTTTAGCACTGACTCAACAAACCCGCGCACTTTTACCAGAAATCACCTTATCTGTGACAGTTCCTCACATCCTGGAACTAGATCAGCAAGTACAACTGGCAGAAGAACTAGTCAAAGCTGGCGCTGACATCATCCAAACCGAAGGCGGAACCAGCAGTCAACCTGCTCACTCTGGCACTTTGGGATTAATCGAAAAAGCTGCGCCTACTTTAGCCGCAGCTTACGAAATTTCTCGCGCTGTCTCTGTACCAGTATTGTGCGCTTCCGGTATTTCTAACGTTACAGCACCTTTAGCGATCGCGGCTGGTGCGGCTGGTGTTGGTGTTGGTTCTGCCATCAACCAACTCAACAGCGAAGTGGCGATGATTGCTGCTGTACGTGGTTTGGTAGAAGCATTAGAGACTGCCAATAACCGTGCAGTTGTCTAA
- a CDS encoding Dps family protein, which produces MRAINIGLTEEQRQGVANLLNQDLADAYLLLVKTKKYHWDVVGPQFRSLHELWEEHYEKLTENIDALAERVRALGSYPVGTMEGFLQLATLKEHSGDVPTATGMVANLVEDHEQIIRNLRDHVDQSSDQFHDEGTADFLTGLMEEHEEMAWMLRSFIEGQELQPDGSKPETGTRTPVGV; this is translated from the coding sequence ATGCGTGCAATCAACATTGGTTTGACAGAAGAACAGCGTCAAGGTGTGGCTAATCTGTTAAATCAAGATTTAGCAGATGCCTATTTACTGTTAGTAAAAACTAAAAAGTATCATTGGGATGTAGTCGGCCCTCAGTTTCGGAGCTTGCATGAGCTTTGGGAAGAACATTACGAAAAACTAACTGAAAATATTGATGCTTTAGCCGAACGAGTTCGTGCTTTGGGTTCTTACCCAGTTGGCACAATGGAAGGATTTCTGCAACTCGCTACTCTCAAAGAACATTCAGGCGATGTTCCCACAGCCACAGGAATGGTTGCGAACCTTGTGGAAGATCATGAGCAGATTATTCGCAATCTCAGAGACCATGTTGATCAGTCCAGCGATCAGTTCCATGATGAAGGAACTGCTGACTTTTTAACTGGACTGATGGAAGAGCATGAAGAAATGGCTTGGATGCTGCGTTCTTTTATTGAAGGTCAAGAATTACAACCAGATGGTAGCAAGCCAGAAACCGGTACAAGAACGCCTGTAGGTGTGTAG
- a CDS encoding metal ABC transporter ATP-binding protein, whose amino-acid sequence MENVSFYANLGHTQKIGERSASYIKAIDMNSTDAISIAHLGVHYRTQEALRDINCVIQPGRLTGIFGPNGAGKSTLMKAMLGLVPVSSGVVKYQNQPLMQQKSKVAYVPQRSQIDWTYPATVWDVVMMGRVKKTGWLRSFSGVSRQIANSALERVGMSEFRDRPIGQLSGGQQQRVFLARALTQQADIFCFDEPLVGIDQKTQAVIFEVFQELAAENKIVLVVNHDLGESITHFDDLILLNRELVATGSRQQVLTEQNLHLAYGGKVMYFSDAA is encoded by the coding sequence ATGGAAAACGTTTCTTTTTACGCCAACTTGGGACATACCCAAAAGATTGGTGAACGTTCTGCATCGTATATCAAAGCTATTGATATGAATTCCACAGATGCAATTTCTATCGCCCACTTGGGAGTACATTACCGGACTCAAGAAGCCTTGAGAGATATTAACTGTGTGATTCAACCAGGAAGATTAACAGGGATTTTTGGCCCGAATGGTGCGGGTAAAAGTACGCTGATGAAAGCAATGTTGGGCTTGGTTCCTGTTAGTAGTGGCGTGGTGAAGTACCAAAACCAACCATTGATGCAACAAAAGTCAAAAGTGGCTTATGTCCCCCAACGCAGTCAAATTGATTGGACTTATCCCGCCACAGTTTGGGATGTGGTGATGATGGGAAGAGTCAAGAAAACAGGCTGGTTGCGTAGCTTTTCGGGAGTGAGTCGTCAAATAGCAAATAGCGCCTTAGAAAGAGTCGGGATGAGTGAATTCCGCGATCGCCCTATAGGACAATTATCAGGAGGACAACAACAGCGAGTCTTTTTAGCCCGCGCCTTGACACAACAAGCAGACATCTTCTGTTTTGACGAACCATTGGTAGGGATTGATCAAAAAACCCAAGCGGTAATTTTTGAAGTCTTTCAAGAACTCGCCGCCGAAAATAAAATCGTCCTAGTCGTGAACCACGACTTAGGCGAATCCATCACCCATTTTGATGACTTGATTCTACTCAACCGCGAATTAGTCGCCACAGGTTCTAGACAACAAGTCCTCACCGAACAAAACCTACATCTGGCTTACGGCGGTAAAGTTATGTACTTCTCCGACGCAGCTTAA
- a CDS encoding metal ABC transporter substrate-binding protein — translation MLLPLALFSCSQNNTNSTITKGSDKPRVVATSTIIADLTQEVGGDEIQLKGILKPGADPHVYEPVPADSRFLEEANLILYNGYNLEPGLIKLMNAAGKGKKVAVGEIVKPLELDKGKGEIVPDPHVWGSAENAAAMVNVIRDALIELSPADKEEFTQNAAELTDELKQLHTWINQQIQTIPPDKRKLITTHDAFQYYGRAYSIAIAGTLIGISTEEQPSAQTVQRLVESVKKTGVPAIFAETTINPTLIKTVAQEAGINLAPQQLYSDSIGAKGSNGETYIKMMEANTRAIVEALGGKYTPFQLTKKIEAKPQK, via the coding sequence ATGCTTTTACCGTTGGCTTTGTTTAGTTGTAGTCAAAACAATACCAACTCCACAATTACCAAAGGTAGTGATAAACCGAGGGTTGTGGCTACTAGCACCATCATTGCAGACTTAACCCAAGAAGTTGGCGGCGACGAAATTCAACTCAAAGGAATCCTCAAACCCGGTGCTGATCCCCATGTTTATGAACCAGTCCCCGCCGATAGTCGATTTTTAGAAGAAGCCAATTTAATTTTGTATAACGGCTATAACTTAGAACCAGGATTAATTAAGTTAATGAATGCGGCTGGAAAAGGAAAGAAGGTAGCCGTAGGGGAAATAGTCAAACCCTTGGAGTTAGATAAAGGTAAAGGTGAAATTGTACCAGACCCCCATGTTTGGGGAAGTGCGGAAAATGCAGCCGCAATGGTAAATGTGATTCGAGATGCGTTGATTGAGTTATCGCCAGCAGATAAAGAGGAATTTACTCAAAACGCAGCCGAATTAACCGATGAATTAAAACAACTGCATACCTGGATAAATCAACAAATTCAAACTATTCCGCCCGATAAACGCAAACTAATTACAACCCATGATGCTTTTCAATATTATGGACGTGCATATAGTATTGCGATCGCCGGAACTTTAATCGGTATCAGCACCGAAGAACAACCAAGCGCCCAAACTGTTCAAAGATTGGTAGAATCAGTCAAAAAAACAGGCGTACCCGCCATTTTTGCCGAAACTACAATTAATCCCACCTTAATCAAAACCGTAGCTCAAGAAGCAGGCATAAATCTAGCGCCTCAACAACTTTATTCTGATTCCATTGGTGCTAAAGGTAGCAATGGAGAAACATACATCAAAATGATGGAGGCAAATACCCGCGCTATTGTTGAAGCTTTGGGTGGTAAATATACACCATTTCAACTAACTAAAAAGATAGAAGCAAAACCGCAAAAATAA
- a CDS encoding efflux RND transporter permease subunit: MNISELFIRRPIMTTLVMVGVLIFGLMSYRMLPVSDLPNVDFPTIQVSANLPGANPETMAASVATPLEAQFSSIAGLSSMNSTSSLGSSQVTLQFDLSRDIDGAAQDVQAAIAKATRQLPADMPSPPSYRKVNPADQPILYISLNSAILPLSTVDKYAETQLAQRLSMVDGVAQVQVYGSQKYAVRVLLDPESLSAKGIGVDEVADAISKGNANIPTGTLYGQEQNYTIQANGQLNDAAAYRSLIISYQGGAPVQLGEIAQVLDSVENDKVASWYFTKTAKTKQKSNTGVRAIVLAIQKQPGTNTVEVVEAIKKLLPKFREQIPAALNMEILYDRSQAIRESVDDVQFTLLLTIGLVVLVIFLFLRNLRATIIPSLAVPLSLVATFGVMLLLGFSLDNLSLMALTLSVGFVVDDAIVMLENIVRHMEMGESRLQAALNGSREIGFTILSMTISLVAVFIPVLFMGGILGRLFREFAVTISVAILVSGIISLSLTPMLCSRFLLPPHHQQEDETEPVKKGFKGKIQRFNRGLYNTSEKFFDVILGGYEWSLKRSLKYHRTTMFISGAIVVATVYLFMIVPKGFIPTADVGQITASTQAAEDISFDEMVKHQQAVAAIASRDPNIRAINSSVGAGGANASSNTGRLFISLKPREERKLSADDIVQELRPKLSRIPGMKVFLQNPPAINIGGQQSKAQYQFSLQSPNIQELYQYAPTLEEKLRGLPDLQDVNSDLQIKNPQVQVDINRDQAASMGLTAEQIETALSNAYGTRQVSTIYASDSQYQVIMGVEPKYQGDPSALELLSIHSPTGQLVPLNAVATISKGVGPLTINHSGQLASVTISFNLKPGVSLGSVTEKIEQIARQTLPASITTGFQGSAQAFQSSLQGLGLLLLVAVLVIYIVLGILYENFIHPLTILSSLPSAGFGALLTLLIFQVDLNIYAFVGIILLIGIVKKNGIMMVDFAIEARQSGKTPYDAIYEACVVRFRPIMMTTMAALMGTLPIALGLGAGGDTRRPLGLAVVGGLLFSQFLTLYLTPVFYTYMESWQSFMKKRQWRKQPDSHTV, encoded by the coding sequence ATGAATATTTCCGAGTTATTTATTCGTCGCCCAATCATGACGACTTTGGTAATGGTTGGCGTTTTGATTTTCGGGCTGATGAGTTACCGAATGTTACCTGTGAGCGACTTGCCGAATGTGGATTTTCCCACAATTCAGGTGAGTGCTAACTTGCCTGGGGCGAATCCAGAGACGATGGCGGCATCGGTAGCGACACCACTAGAAGCGCAATTTTCGAGTATTGCTGGCTTGAGTTCGATGAACTCTACTAGTTCTTTAGGTAGTAGTCAGGTAACACTGCAATTTGATTTAAGTCGAGATATTGATGGAGCAGCCCAAGATGTGCAAGCTGCGATCGCCAAAGCCACGCGGCAATTACCTGCGGATATGCCCAGTCCCCCATCCTACCGCAAGGTAAACCCGGCAGATCAGCCCATCCTCTACATCTCCCTGAACTCTGCTATTCTGCCACTGTCCACCGTAGACAAATATGCAGAGACACAACTGGCACAACGTTTATCAATGGTGGATGGTGTGGCACAGGTGCAAGTCTACGGTTCCCAAAAGTACGCAGTCCGAGTTTTGCTTGACCCGGAATCTCTCAGCGCCAAAGGTATAGGTGTTGATGAAGTTGCGGACGCTATTAGCAAAGGAAATGCCAACATTCCTACGGGGACACTTTACGGTCAAGAGCAAAATTATACAATTCAAGCCAACGGACAACTTAATGATGCGGCTGCCTATCGTTCTTTAATTATCAGCTATCAAGGCGGTGCGCCAGTCCAACTCGGAGAAATCGCCCAAGTCTTGGATAGTGTAGAAAATGACAAAGTTGCGAGTTGGTATTTTACCAAGACAGCAAAGACCAAGCAAAAATCTAATACTGGTGTACGGGCGATTGTTCTAGCGATTCAAAAGCAACCGGGAACTAATACCGTCGAAGTCGTGGAAGCAATTAAAAAACTGCTGCCGAAATTCCGCGAACAAATCCCCGCAGCCTTGAATATGGAAATTCTCTACGATCGCTCTCAAGCCATTCGTGAATCTGTTGATGATGTCCAGTTTACGCTGTTGCTGACTATTGGTTTGGTTGTGTTGGTAATTTTCTTATTTCTTCGCAACCTCCGGGCGACAATTATACCGAGTTTGGCAGTACCTTTATCTTTGGTTGCTACCTTTGGGGTAATGCTATTGCTGGGTTTTTCTCTTGATAACCTATCGTTAATGGCGTTGACTCTTTCCGTTGGTTTTGTGGTGGATGATGCGATAGTCATGTTAGAAAATATCGTTCGCCACATGGAAATGGGTGAAAGTCGCTTGCAGGCTGCGTTAAATGGTTCAAGGGAAATTGGCTTTACAATTTTGTCCATGACCATTTCTTTAGTCGCCGTATTTATTCCCGTGTTGTTTATGGGCGGGATTTTAGGGCGATTGTTCCGCGAGTTTGCTGTGACTATCAGCGTGGCGATTTTGGTATCGGGAATAATTTCTCTGAGTTTGACACCAATGCTGTGTTCTCGATTCTTGCTTCCACCCCATCACCAGCAAGAAGACGAAACAGAACCAGTGAAAAAAGGTTTCAAAGGCAAAATTCAACGATTTAACCGGGGACTTTATAATACTTCCGAAAAATTTTTCGATGTCATCTTGGGTGGCTATGAGTGGAGTTTAAAGCGATCGCTCAAATATCATCGCACGACAATGTTTATCTCTGGGGCAATTGTTGTTGCCACAGTTTATTTATTTATGATTGTGCCGAAAGGCTTTATTCCGACTGCGGATGTCGGACAAATCACCGCCTCTACCCAAGCCGCCGAGGATATCTCCTTTGATGAAATGGTAAAACATCAACAGGCAGTTGCAGCGATCGCGAGCCGTGATCCAAATATTAGGGCAATTAACTCCAGCGTTGGTGCAGGTGGCGCAAATGCTTCTAGTAATACCGGACGCTTATTTATCAGCCTCAAACCCCGCGAAGAACGCAAACTAAGTGCTGATGATATTGTCCAAGAACTGCGCCCAAAGCTATCGCGCATTCCTGGAATGAAGGTTTTCTTACAAAATCCACCAGCGATTAATATTGGCGGACAGCAAAGCAAAGCCCAATATCAATTCTCATTACAAAGTCCCAATATTCAAGAGTTATATCAGTATGCGCCAACTTTAGAAGAAAAACTCCGAGGGCTACCTGATTTACAAGATGTCAACAGTGATTTGCAAATCAAAAACCCCCAAGTGCAAGTTGACATCAACCGTGATCAAGCGGCATCTATGGGGCTAACAGCCGAGCAAATTGAAACTGCGTTGAGTAATGCTTACGGTACACGGCAAGTTTCCACAATCTACGCTTCAGATAGTCAATATCAAGTGATTATGGGAGTCGAACCCAAATATCAAGGAGATCCCAGCGCCTTAGAATTGCTATCAATTCACTCTCCGACTGGACAACTAGTGCCATTAAATGCAGTCGCCACCATCTCGAAAGGTGTAGGGCCTTTAACTATCAACCACTCAGGACAGTTAGCGTCTGTAACTATTTCCTTTAACCTCAAACCTGGAGTATCGCTGGGTAGCGTCACAGAAAAAATTGAACAAATCGCCCGTCAAACATTACCCGCGAGTATTACTACAGGTTTCCAAGGTTCTGCACAAGCGTTTCAGTCTTCCTTGCAAGGGTTGGGATTATTGCTATTGGTGGCAGTTTTAGTAATTTATATTGTGTTGGGAATTCTCTATGAGAACTTTATCCACCCTTTGACAATTCTTTCGAGTTTGCCATCAGCCGGATTTGGCGCATTATTAACCTTGTTGATATTCCAAGTTGACTTGAATATTTACGCTTTTGTCGGCATTATCCTGCTAATTGGGATTGTCAAGAAAAACGGCATTATGATGGTTGACTTTGCCATAGAAGCTCGACAAAGTGGTAAAACTCCTTACGATGCTATCTATGAGGCTTGTGTCGTCAGGTTTCGCCCAATTATGATGACCACAATGGCAGCTTTGATGGGGACTTTACCCATTGCCTTGGGGTTAGGTGCAGGTGGAGATACGCGCCGTCCCCTGGGTTTAGCTGTGGTTGGCGGATTGCTGTTTTCCCAATTTCTCACACTGTATTTAACACCTGTGTTTTATACATATATGGAATCCTGGCAAAGCTTTATGAAAAAACGCCAATGGCGCAAACAGCCAGATTCTCATACAGTGTAA
- a CDS encoding metal ABC transporter permease — translation MLEALIEPLQYGFMQRSLVIAILVGLLCAVVGSYLMVQRLALLGDAISHSVLPGLAIAFMIGANIFVGAFIAGVLSTMAIAWIRTRSPIKEDAAMGIVFSAFFALGITLITVVQKDNKIDLNHFLFGNILGVTVDEVRDTAIIATIVLVVVILIYKELLFYTFDPLGAHAAGLPVNRLNFGLMLLIALTIVASMKAVGVILVLSLLITPGATAYLLVKRLHEVMILGAVIGVFSSISGMYLSYFYNLPSGPAIVLVVSGLFILALLFSPKHGVLMPGVNQK, via the coding sequence ATGCTAGAAGCACTAATCGAGCCGTTACAATACGGCTTTATGCAGCGATCGCTAGTGATTGCAATTTTAGTTGGTTTGTTGTGTGCAGTTGTGGGTAGTTACTTAATGGTGCAACGACTCGCACTCTTAGGTGATGCTATCAGTCATTCTGTTTTACCAGGATTAGCGATCGCCTTCATGATAGGCGCAAATATCTTTGTTGGCGCGTTTATTGCCGGAGTTTTGAGTACAATGGCGATCGCCTGGATTAGGACGCGATCGCCAATTAAAGAAGATGCTGCAATGGGCATAGTTTTTTCTGCATTCTTCGCCCTGGGAATCACTTTAATTACAGTTGTTCAAAAAGATAATAAAATCGACCTGAATCACTTTTTATTTGGCAACATTCTCGGCGTTACCGTTGATGAAGTGCGAGACACAGCCATCATCGCTACCATTGTTTTAGTAGTCGTAATTTTAATCTACAAAGAACTTTTATTTTACACCTTTGACCCTTTAGGCGCTCACGCCGCCGGCTTACCAGTCAATCGCCTCAACTTTGGATTAATGTTACTCATTGCTTTAACAATTGTCGCCAGTATGAAAGCCGTCGGCGTAATTTTAGTTTTATCGCTGTTAATTACTCCTGGGGCGACAGCTTATTTATTAGTCAAACGCTTACACGAAGTCATGATTTTAGGCGCGGTAATCGGTGTATTTTCCAGTATTAGCGGAATGTATCTCAGCTACTTTTATAATTTACCTTCCGGCCCGGCGATCGTTTTGGTAGTATCAGGTTTATTTATTTTGGCATTATTATTTAGTCCCAAGCATGGAGTTTTAATGCCAGGTGTGAATCAGAAATAA
- a CDS encoding efflux RND transporter periplasmic adaptor subunit, with translation MSRFSVLNTNPVLQFLPKSLSDRSLLPSKRLWLLILGLAYLCSACAKASEAQSTGKDAGKKRPVPVMVATATQKTIPILIKATGTVEAYSTVSVKSQIGGQLTGVYFRQGQNVKKGDLLFQIDSRPQQAALMQAMAAKAKDVALVKQSEANVTKAIAQVNQAKATVFKDVAQANNANVQSQRYTGLLEQGAISKEQAEQYQTSATAQKATVKADQDAVANAQAAVEAAKADVKNAQAAVLADEAAIDSAKVQLSYSSIYSPITGRTGSFKLNQGNLVTANSTDPLITISQIRPIYVNFSIPQRMLPDLKKYTSNHKLEVDVIPPKDSGNPVHGYLTFVDSGVNTQTGTIQLKGTFSNDDERLLPGQFVNVVLKLSEIPNAVTVPTKAIQAGQQQQFVYVVKPDKTVEMRPVVVGDAVNNETAIAQGIKPGEQVVIDGQFNLVPGAKVQVKQGLGGGSGSAALTNQAGDH, from the coding sequence ATGAGCCGTTTTTCTGTCTTGAATACAAATCCTGTGTTGCAATTTTTACCCAAGAGTTTGAGCGATCGCAGCTTACTGCCATCAAAGCGGTTATGGCTGTTGATTCTGGGTTTAGCCTATCTTTGTTCTGCTTGCGCTAAAGCTTCGGAAGCGCAATCAACAGGGAAAGATGCAGGGAAAAAACGACCTGTACCTGTGATGGTTGCGACTGCTACGCAAAAAACTATACCCATCTTAATTAAAGCTACGGGGACAGTAGAAGCATATTCCACTGTATCTGTCAAGTCACAGATTGGGGGACAGTTAACAGGAGTGTATTTTCGCCAAGGACAGAACGTCAAAAAGGGGGATTTGCTGTTTCAAATTGATTCCCGTCCCCAGCAAGCAGCACTGATGCAAGCAATGGCAGCAAAAGCCAAAGATGTCGCTTTAGTCAAACAGTCTGAGGCGAATGTTACCAAAGCGATCGCTCAAGTCAACCAAGCCAAAGCCACTGTCTTCAAAGATGTCGCCCAGGCGAATAACGCCAATGTCCAATCACAACGCTATACCGGGTTGCTAGAACAGGGGGCGATTAGTAAAGAACAGGCAGAACAATATCAAACCAGTGCCACGGCTCAAAAAGCAACCGTTAAAGCAGACCAAGATGCAGTAGCCAATGCCCAAGCAGCAGTAGAAGCAGCCAAGGCAGATGTAAAAAACGCTCAAGCAGCAGTCCTCGCAGATGAAGCCGCAATTGATAGCGCCAAAGTTCAACTTTCTTATAGTTCTATTTATTCGCCCATTACCGGACGTACTGGCAGTTTCAAGTTAAATCAAGGTAATTTAGTCACCGCCAATTCCACAGATCCCTTAATTACCATCAGCCAGATTCGTCCGATATATGTAAACTTCTCGATTCCCCAGCGAATGTTGCCAGACTTGAAAAAGTACACGAGCAACCACAAATTAGAAGTTGATGTCATCCCCCCCAAAGATTCAGGAAATCCTGTACATGGCTATTTAACTTTTGTTGACAGTGGCGTAAATACTCAAACTGGCACAATTCAACTCAAAGGCACATTTAGCAATGATGACGAGCGATTGTTACCAGGGCAATTTGTGAATGTCGTGCTGAAATTATCAGAAATACCCAATGCTGTCACTGTCCCTACCAAAGCCATCCAAGCCGGACAGCAACAGCAATTTGTGTATGTTGTCAAACCAGACAAAACAGTAGAAATGCGCCCGGTAGTTGTGGGAGATGCAGTCAATAATGAAACTGCGATCGCTCAAGGCATCAAACCAGGCGAGCAAGTAGTCATCGATGGACAATTCAACCTTGTACCAGGGGCAAAAGTACAGGTTAAGCAGGGATTAGGAGGAGGCAGTGGTTCGGCTGCGCTCACCAACCAGGCAGGTGATCACTGA
- a CDS encoding GDSL-type esterase/lipase family protein, with protein MQTLQALSSMQLSLAPNQCQSLKIVALGDSIVYGFGDPERGGWVEQLRRWWMLPSSAGHVLYNLGVRGDRTQQVAQRLEVEFRHRGELRNRVPDLIILSVGVNDSARLGRPNGKNYTDFATFEADIAHLLDLAQQLCPVLFVGMTPVDETKMPFLDCFYFNHTDQHRYKEATRLACQQRQIPYLDIFDQWIGRGETWLRQRMNADGLHPNTLGYQALLDDVLKWDALAPYHAQPEYQLR; from the coding sequence ATGCAAACATTACAAGCTCTTTCTTCAATGCAACTGTCTTTAGCCCCTAATCAATGTCAGTCTTTGAAGATTGTCGCTCTTGGAGACAGCATAGTTTACGGTTTTGGTGATCCTGAACGTGGTGGTTGGGTAGAACAACTGCGGCGATGGTGGATGTTGCCTAGTAGTGCTGGTCATGTTTTATATAATTTAGGTGTCAGAGGCGATCGCACACAACAAGTAGCCCAAAGACTAGAAGTAGAATTTCGTCATCGTGGCGAACTCCGTAATCGCGTTCCTGATTTAATTATTCTTTCAGTTGGGGTGAATGATTCAGCGCGGTTAGGTCGTCCCAATGGCAAAAATTACACAGATTTTGCCACCTTTGAAGCCGATATTGCCCATTTACTAGACTTGGCGCAGCAACTTTGTCCAGTTTTATTTGTGGGTATGACACCCGTAGATGAAACTAAAATGCCATTTTTGGATTGTTTTTATTTCAATCATACTGACCAACACCGTTATAAAGAAGCCACGCGCCTAGCTTGTCAACAACGTCAAATTCCTTACTTGGATATTTTTGACCAATGGATAGGACGCGGTGAAACTTGGTTACGCCAAAGAATGAATGCTGATGGTTTACATCCCAATACATTAGGCTACCAAGCTTTGTTAGATGATGTGTTGAAATGGGATGCTTTAGCACCCTATCATGCTCAACCAGAATACCAATTGAGATAA
- a CDS encoding ChaB family protein, producing the protein MPEVYQAERTISAVFKEQKQVDDVIRRLLDRGVPRDHISVMGRNFQSETRIAGFITKKDVILGGLRTGAIFGSLFGSFLSLLTGVGVLFIPFVGPIVAAGPISALLLGAASGAIAGSAGAGLVSVFTAWGMPEDKATVYQTRLQAGEFLLMTEVPANRAGEFQLLLESAGAEELSTMEKTLAHPCSGPCNSPENLSPEVRTHLSQEAQRVFIERYNAVLNETSDEFNAEQAAWEAIHQRFDEDENGVWSKQKIGV; encoded by the coding sequence GTGCCAGAAGTCTATCAAGCAGAGCGTACTATTTCGGCTGTATTTAAAGAACAAAAGCAAGTTGATGATGTCATTCGACGTTTACTTGACCGAGGCGTGCCCAGAGATCATATTTCGGTAATGGGGCGGAATTTCCAGTCAGAAACGCGAATTGCGGGCTTTATTACGAAAAAAGATGTAATTTTAGGTGGATTGCGAACAGGAGCGATTTTTGGGTCGCTGTTTGGCTCTTTTCTTAGTTTGCTCACAGGTGTAGGTGTACTGTTCATTCCCTTTGTTGGGCCGATTGTGGCGGCTGGCCCAATCAGTGCATTATTATTAGGGGCTGCTAGTGGTGCGATCGCTGGTAGTGCTGGTGCTGGTTTAGTGTCGGTGTTCACCGCTTGGGGAATGCCAGAAGATAAAGCCACAGTTTACCAAACTCGCTTACAAGCTGGCGAATTTTTATTAATGACAGAAGTCCCAGCTAATCGCGCCGGGGAATTTCAACTACTTTTAGAAAGTGCTGGTGCAGAAGAACTGAGTACAATGGAAAAAACTTTAGCGCATCCTTGTTCTGGGCCATGTAATAGCCCAGAGAATTTATCACCTGAAGTCCGCACTCATTTGTCACAAGAAGCTCAACGAGTCTTCATCGAGCGTTACAATGCGGTGTTGAATGAAACCAGTGATGAGTTTAATGCCGAACAAGCCGCTTGGGAAGCCATACACCAGCGTTTTGATGAAGATGAAAATGGTGTTTGGTCAAAACAAAAAATCGGTGTTTAA